One region of Permianibacter fluminis genomic DNA includes:
- a CDS encoding cytochrome b/b6 domain-containing protein → MTTLRSIKIWDIGIRLFHWALVLLLPLLWLLAEQDEAIEDWASSHGWYLDPVLWHARLGYTVLGLLVFRLLWGFVGSDTARFSQFLRHPKLAIASLKALLKPASAAQANSANPTATVDSTKTVESTKTAEPPISIGHNPAGGWMVLLMLLLLIVQSVTGLFNFDDVDFEAPLYALVSDSVSEFMHEWHEINFNILLAAVLVHLNAIAFYTWVKREPLVPAMLHGNRMLAVATGPRIISGWRLLLCALIGAASSFFFWR, encoded by the coding sequence ATGACAACACTCCGCTCCATCAAAATCTGGGATATCGGCATACGCCTGTTTCACTGGGCACTGGTGCTGTTGTTGCCGCTGCTGTGGCTGCTGGCCGAGCAGGATGAGGCCATCGAGGACTGGGCCAGCAGTCATGGCTGGTATCTGGATCCTGTGCTCTGGCATGCCCGACTCGGTTATACCGTGCTGGGTCTGCTGGTTTTTCGTTTGCTGTGGGGCTTCGTTGGCAGCGACACGGCCCGCTTCAGCCAGTTTCTGCGCCACCCGAAGCTGGCCATCGCCAGCTTGAAGGCGCTGCTGAAACCAGCATCAGCAGCGCAAGCCAATTCCGCAAACCCCACGGCAACTGTTGATTCGACAAAAACAGTTGAATCGACAAAAACAGCCGAACCCCCAATTAGCATTGGCCACAATCCGGCCGGCGGCTGGATGGTATTGCTGATGTTGCTGCTGCTGATTGTGCAGAGCGTAACCGGCCTGTTCAATTTTGATGATGTCGATTTCGAGGCGCCGCTTTATGCGCTGGTCAGCGACTCTGTCAGCGAATTCATGCATGAATGGCATGAGATCAACTTCAACATCCTGCTGGCGGCGGTGCTGGTGCACCTGAATGCCATTGCCTTCTACACCTGGGTCAAGCGCGAACCATTGGTGCCGGCAATGCTGCATGGCAATCGCATGCTGGCGGTTGCGACCGGGCCCCGGATCATTTCCGGTTGGCGCTTGTTGCTGTGCGCGCTGATAGGCGCCGCCAGCAGCTTCTTTTTCTGGCGCTAG
- a CDS encoding 3-hydroxybutyrate dehydrogenase has protein sequence MTAFLVHDMSMDMALRILITGAGSGIGEGIARLLAATGHLIIATDVSLEAVQALASSLPAGQVKPYRLDVTHADDVATLLQAEPHIDVLINNAGIQHVARLESFPMERWALLIDIMLTGATRMTQAVLPGMRERGFGRIVNIGSIHSLVASPFKSAYVAAKHGLLGFSKVVALETADTDITINTVCSTYVKTPLVDKQIAATAAEYNMSAEQVVSEVMLKPMPKGVFISLEELAGICEFLISPVARNITGQTITVDGGWTAR, from the coding sequence GTGACCGCATTCCTGGTGCACGACATGAGCATGGACATGGCCCTTCGCATTCTGATTACTGGCGCCGGCAGCGGCATTGGTGAGGGCATTGCCCGCCTGCTGGCCGCGACCGGTCATCTCATCATTGCCACGGATGTCAGTCTCGAGGCGGTTCAAGCACTCGCCAGCAGTCTGCCGGCCGGGCAAGTCAAACCGTATCGGCTCGATGTCACCCACGCGGACGATGTCGCCACGCTGCTGCAAGCCGAGCCCCATATCGATGTGCTGATCAACAACGCCGGCATCCAGCATGTCGCCCGGCTGGAAAGCTTTCCGATGGAGCGCTGGGCGCTGCTGATCGACATCATGCTGACCGGTGCCACCCGGATGACCCAGGCCGTGTTGCCCGGCATGCGCGAGCGCGGCTTTGGCCGCATCGTCAATATCGGTTCGATTCACTCGCTGGTGGCTTCGCCGTTCAAGTCGGCCTATGTTGCGGCCAAGCACGGCCTGCTCGGCTTCTCGAAAGTGGTGGCACTGGAGACCGCGGACACCGACATCACCATCAACACCGTCTGCTCGACGTATGTCAAAACCCCGCTGGTCGACAAGCAAATTGCCGCGACCGCGGCCGAGTACAACATGAGCGCCGAGCAAGTAGTCTCGGAGGTGATGTTGAAACCAATGCCCAAGGGCGTGTTCATCAGCCTGGAAGAGCTGGCTGGTATCTGCGAATTCCTGATCAGTCCCGTTGCCCGCAACATCACCGGTCAGACCATTACGGTCGATGGTGGCTGGACGGCCCGCTGA
- a CDS encoding DUF885 domain-containing protein, with protein MSGFRPLLLLLAAVMATSCSQSQPEPKESAADAAMRIAQEYVDGYYHQFPEEAYEIGYPDTPMDKLGDRSVAAITAWQASEDGWLNALKQIDAAQLAGTPAAVPYSFTRDRLEAAAARRVCHTELWNVSPTYNGWQSMLASTFAQQPVSSDTERANALARLRAVAGYLDTEIANLKQGMKSAYLAPRVNVAAVIRQVDALLASAPESSPFFDPAARATDEAFTQQVRTVVVDVINPAMVRYRDFLAKEYQGRDAVGVTANADGAACYAASVRFHTSLAVDAQTIHDTGLREMARIENAMAKIAHDDFQTDDVKALLEKFRSDPQYAFKSEEDVLSFARAAVSRAEVAVHDWFGFVPKAEVIVKPFPAYQKASGGGFYASGSVDGSRPGTYELGTFEANTISKVGAESTAFHETYPGHHLQMAVAIFGKGVHPVLRYLYVSSMAEGWGLYSEQLADEMKLYSTPADRMGMLSNQALRAARLVVDSGMHALGWSREQAIDYMLAHTAEQRAQVESEVNRYLAVPAQATAYMIGSLEIQRLRHEAEQKLGDKFDIKGFHDVILGDGAVTLPMLQTAVNSWTVERAKSQ; from the coding sequence ATGTCCGGTTTTCGTCCGCTGTTGTTGTTGCTCGCTGCCGTCATGGCAACCTCCTGTAGCCAATCCCAACCCGAGCCAAAAGAAAGTGCGGCTGATGCCGCCATGCGTATCGCCCAGGAATATGTCGACGGCTATTACCATCAGTTTCCGGAAGAAGCGTATGAAATCGGTTACCCGGATACGCCAATGGACAAGCTGGGTGACCGCAGCGTCGCCGCGATCACTGCTTGGCAGGCAAGCGAAGATGGCTGGCTGAATGCGCTGAAGCAAATCGATGCGGCGCAGCTGGCTGGTACCCCGGCGGCAGTACCCTACAGCTTTACCCGTGACCGGCTGGAAGCGGCGGCAGCGCGGCGTGTGTGTCACACCGAACTCTGGAATGTCAGCCCGACCTATAACGGTTGGCAAAGCATGTTGGCCTCCACCTTTGCCCAGCAACCGGTCAGCAGCGACACCGAACGAGCCAACGCGCTGGCGCGTTTGCGCGCCGTTGCCGGTTATCTGGATACCGAAATCGCCAATTTGAAGCAGGGCATGAAATCGGCCTACCTCGCGCCTCGGGTCAACGTGGCAGCGGTGATCCGCCAAGTCGATGCCCTGCTCGCCAGCGCGCCCGAATCCTCACCGTTTTTTGATCCGGCAGCACGCGCCACCGATGAGGCGTTTACGCAGCAAGTGCGTACGGTGGTGGTTGATGTCATCAACCCGGCCATGGTTCGCTACCGTGATTTTCTCGCCAAGGAATACCAAGGTCGAGACGCCGTTGGCGTGACAGCCAATGCGGATGGCGCGGCCTGCTACGCCGCTTCGGTACGTTTTCACACCTCACTCGCAGTGGATGCGCAAACCATTCATGACACCGGTCTGCGCGAAATGGCGCGCATCGAAAACGCTATGGCAAAGATCGCCCACGACGATTTTCAAACCGACGACGTCAAAGCCTTGCTGGAGAAGTTCCGCTCCGATCCGCAATACGCCTTCAAATCGGAAGAAGACGTGCTGAGCTTTGCCCGAGCGGCCGTCAGTCGTGCGGAGGTGGCGGTGCACGACTGGTTCGGGTTTGTGCCAAAAGCTGAGGTTATCGTGAAACCGTTTCCGGCCTATCAGAAGGCATCAGGCGGCGGTTTCTATGCCTCTGGCTCGGTCGATGGCAGCCGGCCCGGTACCTATGAGCTGGGAACGTTCGAGGCCAACACGATCAGCAAGGTGGGTGCCGAATCGACAGCGTTCCACGAAACCTATCCGGGTCATCACCTGCAGATGGCCGTGGCGATTTTCGGCAAGGGCGTGCACCCGGTGCTGCGTTATCTCTACGTGTCTTCAATGGCCGAAGGCTGGGGGCTGTACAGCGAGCAGCTCGCCGATGAAATGAAACTGTATTCCACCCCGGCCGATCGCATGGGGATGCTGTCCAATCAAGCGCTTCGCGCCGCCCGCCTCGTTGTCGATTCGGGCATGCATGCGCTGGGTTGGAGTCGTGAACAGGCGATTGATTACATGCTTGCGCACACCGCAGAGCAGCGTGCCCAGGTCGAAAGCGAAGTGAACCGCTATCTGGCCGTGCCGGCGCAGGCCACCGCCTACATGATCGGCAGTCTGGAAATTCAGCGCTTGCGGCATGAGGCAGAACAAAAGCTGGGCGACAAGTTTGACATCAAAGGCTTTCACGATGTGATTCTGGGTGACGGCGCGGTAACGCTGCCGATGCTGCAAACGGCGGTCAATAGCTGGACCGTTGAGCGCGCCAAGAGTCAGTAA
- a CDS encoding CPBP family intramembrane glutamic endopeptidase, whose product MNPFIDANRRIRNGWWLLIFWLVMAPIGFPILIALHEFQLEPDETSRFVLTGAILLVAAVICQWLRKRPVAELGLTPTLPWWRELAIGGLLGAVLMLLPAAMLWLGTDLRWQLNPNGVSALLPGLLLMAAVAFAEEVLYRGFMFQRLIDGIGVWPAQLLMAAFFMLSHWNNPAMTGTSKWLASLNIFTASLLFGLAYIKTRRLTMPIGIHLMANWVQGPVLGFGVSGSDSPSWLQPISSAPDWLSGGAVGLEASVPGLAAVCALTYCLYRWSPPLNR is encoded by the coding sequence TTGAATCCCTTTATTGACGCCAATCGCCGCATTCGGAATGGCTGGTGGTTGTTGATTTTCTGGTTGGTGATGGCGCCAATCGGATTTCCGATTTTGATTGCCTTGCACGAGTTCCAACTTGAGCCGGATGAAACCAGCCGTTTCGTCCTGACCGGCGCCATCCTGCTGGTGGCAGCGGTGATCTGCCAATGGCTGCGCAAGCGACCTGTAGCGGAGCTCGGCCTGACGCCAACCTTGCCATGGTGGCGTGAATTGGCAATAGGCGGTTTGCTCGGTGCCGTGCTGATGCTGTTGCCGGCTGCGATGCTCTGGCTGGGTACGGATTTGCGCTGGCAACTGAATCCAAATGGCGTCTCTGCTTTGCTGCCGGGCTTGTTGCTGATGGCGGCGGTGGCGTTCGCCGAAGAAGTGCTTTACCGCGGCTTCATGTTCCAGCGGCTGATCGATGGCATCGGCGTGTGGCCAGCGCAATTGCTGATGGCCGCATTTTTTATGCTGTCGCATTGGAACAATCCGGCGATGACAGGAACGAGCAAGTGGCTCGCCAGCCTGAATATTTTCACGGCGTCACTGCTGTTTGGCCTGGCATACATCAAGACCCGGCGATTGACGATGCCGATTGGCATACATCTGATGGCTAACTGGGTACAAGGACCGGTGCTTGGCTTTGGTGTATCCGGGTCGGATTCTCCCAGTTGGTTGCAACCAATCAGCAGCGCCCCAGACTGGCTATCAGGCGGGGCGGTTGGATTGGAAGCCAGCGTACCGGGCTTGGCGGCCGTTTGTGCATTGACGTACTGCCTGTATCGTTGGTCACCACCACTGAATCGCTAG
- a CDS encoding S46 family peptidase has protein sequence MNKKLMTATVVALAVTAGVATTGTFANEGMWMPQQLPQIANDLKATGLELDPATLTQLTEFPMGAIISLGGCTASFVSPQGLVVTNHHCAYGSIQYNSTADKNLIKDGFLAKTMSDELKAAPGSRVFVTVDVQNVSDKIIDANTAKLTGKKRVDAMEVNEKAIVAECEKDVGHRCNVYSYYGGLEFYLIKQMEILDVRLVHAPAEGIGNFGGETDNWQWPRHTGDYSFYRAYVGKDGKPAGYSPENVPYVPKHYLRLAKDSLKEGDFVMVTGYPGRTNRHRLPSEVEFTFGWFYPEFVKASGEQLDIIARETKDRKEAEIKYASTAKGIHNYFTNRQGMLNSYKGSDFLARKKQAFAEMKAWINADKARKKQYAADVSNAEKLIAERDAITQREFLMSYAAPRFLSTARTLYKVANEKAKPDTERKSGYQERDYDRIKQALDAIDKRYDEQVDKALALHFLKRYLALPVKDQNTVFLSALGLKAGQDEAAIKAQLEVLYAGSKLGDKAERLAWFDRDVATFNASDDRFIKAAVALYADDEAREARDKELGGKIQQAYANYMKALIAFKNSKGEAVYPDANSTLRVTYGKVASRTAGNADGTAWTAFTSLRGVLAKNTGEGEFEAPAAQLDAIKNKKFDKYYESSLDSVPVNFLATLDITGGNSGSPVLNKRAELVGLAFDGTLDSVISDWDFNTATTRTIAVDLRYMLWNMKVVDHADNLLKEMDVQ, from the coding sequence GTGAACAAGAAACTGATGACTGCAACGGTCGTGGCGCTGGCCGTCACGGCAGGTGTTGCAACGACCGGCACTTTCGCCAACGAAGGCATGTGGATGCCGCAGCAATTGCCGCAGATTGCCAATGATCTGAAAGCCACCGGTCTGGAACTGGATCCGGCCACGCTGACCCAGCTGACCGAATTCCCGATGGGCGCCATCATCAGCCTTGGTGGTTGCACCGCCTCATTCGTATCACCGCAGGGCTTGGTCGTTACCAATCACCACTGCGCCTACGGCAGCATCCAGTACAACTCGACCGCTGACAAAAACCTGATCAAAGACGGCTTCCTGGCCAAGACCATGTCCGATGAACTGAAAGCCGCGCCGGGCAGTCGCGTGTTCGTCACGGTCGATGTGCAAAATGTCAGCGACAAGATCATTGATGCCAATACCGCCAAACTGACCGGCAAGAAGCGCGTCGATGCCATGGAAGTCAATGAAAAAGCCATCGTTGCCGAATGCGAAAAGGACGTTGGCCATCGCTGCAACGTTTATAGCTATTACGGCGGCCTTGAATTCTATTTGATCAAGCAGATGGAAATTCTGGATGTCCGTCTGGTGCACGCACCGGCGGAAGGTATTGGCAATTTCGGTGGCGAAACCGACAACTGGCAGTGGCCACGCCACACCGGCGATTACAGCTTTTATCGCGCCTATGTCGGCAAAGACGGCAAACCGGCCGGTTACAGCCCGGAAAACGTGCCCTACGTGCCAAAACATTACCTGCGTCTGGCCAAAGACAGCCTGAAAGAAGGTGATTTTGTCATGGTCACCGGTTATCCGGGTCGCACCAACCGGCATCGCCTGCCATCAGAAGTCGAATTCACCTTCGGCTGGTTCTATCCGGAATTTGTCAAAGCCTCCGGTGAGCAGCTCGACATCATTGCTCGCGAAACCAAGGACCGCAAAGAGGCCGAGATCAAGTACGCCTCGACCGCCAAGGGCATCCATAACTACTTCACCAACCGTCAGGGCATGCTGAACAGCTACAAGGGCAGCGATTTTCTGGCGCGGAAAAAGCAGGCCTTTGCCGAAATGAAGGCCTGGATCAACGCCGACAAGGCGCGAAAGAAACAATACGCCGCCGATGTCAGTAACGCGGAGAAGCTGATTGCCGAGCGCGATGCCATTACCCAGCGCGAATTTCTGATGAGCTACGCCGCTCCGCGTTTCCTCAGCACGGCACGCACGCTGTACAAAGTGGCAAACGAAAAAGCCAAACCGGATACCGAGCGCAAGTCCGGCTATCAGGAACGCGATTACGATCGCATCAAGCAGGCGCTGGACGCGATCGACAAGCGCTATGACGAGCAAGTCGACAAGGCGCTCGCGCTGCACTTCCTGAAGCGCTATCTGGCGCTGCCGGTCAAGGATCAGAACACCGTGTTCCTGTCGGCTCTGGGTCTGAAAGCCGGTCAGGATGAAGCCGCCATCAAGGCGCAACTCGAAGTGCTGTATGCCGGCAGCAAGCTTGGTGACAAGGCCGAACGTTTGGCCTGGTTTGATCGCGATGTCGCGACTTTCAATGCCAGTGATGATCGTTTCATCAAGGCCGCCGTGGCACTGTATGCCGACGACGAAGCGCGCGAAGCCCGTGACAAGGAGCTTGGTGGCAAAATTCAGCAAGCCTATGCCAATTACATGAAGGCGCTGATCGCGTTCAAGAACAGCAAAGGCGAAGCGGTTTACCCGGATGCCAACAGCACGCTGCGCGTGACCTATGGCAAGGTGGCCAGCCGTACCGCTGGCAATGCCGACGGTACCGCCTGGACCGCGTTCACCTCGCTGCGTGGCGTGCTCGCCAAAAACACCGGCGAAGGTGAGTTCGAAGCTCCGGCTGCGCAACTTGATGCCATCAAGAACAAGAAGTTCGACAAGTATTACGAGTCGAGTCTCGACTCGGTACCGGTCAACTTCCTGGCCACCTTGGACATTACCGGCGGCAATTCCGGTTCACCGGTGCTGAACAAACGCGCCGAGCTGGTGGGTCTGGCCTTCGACGGTACCCTCGACTCGGTGATCTCGGACTGGGATTTCAACACCGCCACCACGCGTACCATCGCGGTTGATCTGCGCTATATGCTGTGGAACATGAAGGTGGTCGACCATGCCGACAACCTGCTGAAGGAAATGGACGTGCAGTAA
- a CDS encoding 3-hydroxybutyrate oligomer hydrolase family protein: MLRSGVSAALALLLAACVSRAPEPVMPVSPVRIVSITHYDGVSNDLLSAGLGLAGIQSATAPEAAIDDAEAIRRRAIYMHYRGLIDRTPGGGFGRLFGTALQSGIAGTELLAQIPWRAQTFTAVLQIPAGFDRNAPCLVVAPASGSRNAYGALPIVGEWALPHGCALLLHDKGVAAGVATASMGLDARGRVVSPAQAAWQAKTGWQEHDGVAFRHLHDGADAEADWGRMTLAAIRWAMQALNEQLPAGHHYRKPALTIIAAGISNGGAAVLRAAEADDEQFIDAVVAGEPNITPAHLQTVQVGEGAPQQVGLPALTQFPEVGLLLPCAISTQPLPPTLAQQAQLHCRWLREQGMLTGVDDNALAHEASARIRALGLPDSVFALAPITLSLGMHQSLLATYVNAAAGSPTPAICEVRVQPPQAPLDAVGLARQFTDGSGLPPQDWLGAGGLSPAQQWCLRQSVQSNATVAESLAKQAGTGQLGTRPVLIVHGRDDALIAVQHSSRPYYGLLQQTAATAARYIEVTHAHHFDAFNGLPGYDRMFVPLHLYFLRAMDAMWAHLKTGAALPSSQVVHTRLRTGSSSETEALSLQHVPMWQQEPGTDAAIRWQDGLLYIPK, from the coding sequence ATGCTTCGTTCAGGCGTATCGGCCGCGCTGGCGTTGTTGCTGGCGGCCTGTGTTTCTCGCGCACCGGAGCCCGTGATGCCCGTCAGCCCTGTCCGCATCGTGTCCATTACGCACTATGACGGCGTCAGCAATGATCTGCTGAGTGCAGGTCTTGGCCTTGCCGGCATTCAATCGGCCACCGCGCCGGAGGCGGCAATCGACGATGCCGAAGCGATTCGGCGTCGCGCCATCTACATGCATTATCGCGGCTTGATTGATCGGACCCCGGGTGGCGGTTTCGGTCGCCTGTTTGGCACCGCGCTGCAGTCCGGCATTGCCGGTACCGAGTTGCTGGCGCAGATTCCGTGGCGCGCGCAAACCTTCACCGCAGTTTTGCAGATCCCTGCTGGTTTTGATCGCAATGCGCCGTGTCTAGTGGTGGCACCAGCCAGTGGCTCGCGCAACGCCTATGGCGCCTTGCCGATCGTCGGCGAATGGGCCTTGCCGCATGGTTGTGCGTTGCTGTTGCACGACAAGGGCGTGGCAGCAGGTGTGGCCACCGCAAGCATGGGCCTGGATGCGCGCGGCCGCGTGGTTTCGCCGGCGCAGGCGGCGTGGCAGGCAAAAACCGGTTGGCAGGAACACGATGGCGTTGCCTTCCGGCATTTGCACGATGGCGCCGATGCCGAAGCCGATTGGGGCCGGATGACCTTGGCGGCAATACGCTGGGCCATGCAGGCGCTGAACGAACAACTCCCGGCCGGACATCACTACCGCAAACCGGCATTGACGATCATTGCCGCCGGCATTTCCAACGGCGGCGCCGCGGTGCTGCGCGCCGCCGAAGCCGATGACGAGCAGTTCATTGATGCCGTCGTTGCCGGCGAGCCCAACATCACGCCGGCGCACTTGCAAACGGTGCAAGTGGGCGAGGGCGCACCGCAGCAAGTCGGGTTGCCGGCACTGACTCAGTTTCCGGAGGTCGGTTTGCTGTTGCCGTGCGCCATTTCAACCCAGCCGCTGCCACCGACGCTGGCCCAACAAGCGCAGCTGCATTGCCGCTGGCTGCGCGAACAAGGCATGCTGACTGGCGTCGACGACAACGCGCTGGCCCATGAGGCGAGCGCGCGGATTCGCGCGCTAGGTTTGCCGGATTCGGTGTTTGCGCTGGCACCAATCACGCTGTCACTCGGGATGCACCAGAGTCTGTTGGCGACCTATGTCAATGCTGCGGCTGGCTCACCTACGCCGGCTATCTGCGAGGTTCGCGTACAGCCACCGCAAGCACCACTTGATGCCGTTGGTTTGGCCCGGCAATTCACCGACGGCAGCGGCCTGCCACCACAGGATTGGCTCGGCGCCGGTGGTCTGTCACCAGCGCAGCAATGGTGTTTGCGCCAGAGCGTCCAGAGCAATGCCACCGTGGCTGAAAGTCTGGCCAAGCAGGCCGGCACCGGACAGCTCGGCACGCGGCCGGTGCTGATCGTGCACGGCCGCGATGATGCCTTGATCGCCGTGCAGCACAGCAGCCGACCGTACTACGGTTTGCTGCAACAAACGGCCGCGACGGCGGCGCGGTACATCGAGGTGACGCATGCCCATCACTTTGATGCATTCAATGGCTTGCCCGGCTACGACCGTATGTTTGTGCCTTTGCACCTGTATTTTTTGCGCGCCATGGACGCCATGTGGGCGCATCTGAAAACCGGCGCCGCGCTGCCATCATCGCAGGTGGTTCACACTCGCTTGCGTACCGGCAGCAGCAGCGAAACAGAAGCCTTGTCACTGCAGCATGTGCCGATGTGGCAACAAGAGCCGGGTACCGACGCGGCCATACGCTGGCAGGATGGGCTGCTGTATATTCCGAAGTAA